taaaagaaaaaaatgaatctaGCTGGCATACTTACAGCGAGAAGTCCGTCCAGACCTTCCATTGTAGGTGGCTGTAAATTCTCGAAATCAACTGCATTGGATTGAAATTTTTCTAATTATGATACCAGAATAAGATAACAAATTCTGCTTGCTAAAGAAGGCCAATACATGCCATAACGAACAATCAACAAATTTTCAGATGAAAAATTGACCACATTTGTGTGTCGACCTACAGATGTACTGGCCCGTAGGTAAACTATGATGAGTGAAGGTGTTAACCGGAGAAGTTAGAATGCATCTAGCCAATCCCAACTTGTTTGAAACTGAGCCATAGTTATTTTCGTAGTTGCAGTCATGTGATAACTAACATTACTAGTATACTGTTTGGTTATACTTGAAGCTACATAGCTTACCGTCAGCATTTGAGAAATCACTCGTCACAGCATGGCCAGCTTGAGCCAAAGAAACCAACTACATAGTGAAATTCAAAGAATGATCTGCAGTTTATAGGGAAGAAAATTAACTATAAAAGGTGAATGAGAGTCCACAGAAAGAGCTAGTACCTGCATTGCAGTTATAAACTCTTTAAAACCAAGATATCCTTGCCGTTTGGAATCTGCAATTGCCCAGACCTTCGGAAAAACAGAGAAGTACAACGATTTGATTAGACATAGGTATTAAATGCATAAAAGGTGTACAGTAATAGTGCATCAGCTTCATAGTCGTAAGAGAAGGCCGTATATAAGTCAAAAACAACTATTAGGCTACACATAATCAAAGAAACACCGAAGAAATGAAGGGCTTGTTTGAAAAGAATTATGCACAGATAGAAGAACCTGCTTGAGATCTTCACGAGGCAAGTTTGACATAGCAAGGAAGCTGGTGGCATCCTTTCCAATGAGACGTCCATCTCCATCTGTGATAccattaaattcaaaaaatgttAAAACTTGAAGCATTTTAAACTCATAATGTGTTTCAATTCTAAAAACTCTTGAAAGTCGAacagtttaaatttaaattatggaTTCATATCCACATGCACATATTTAAATGAGAATGATGATGAGATCGCACACGCAAGAGACAGAGAGAACAAACCGGAATCAGCAGAACTAAACCATTCTTGATAGATCTTCTCGTTCCTTTTGGAGCAACGATTGATAGGATAAGTATCAAACTCCATTCTTTACAGAAGCCAAGTTGATTGTTATGCTTTTGAACAAGCTAAGCTAGCACCTCGAACTTAGTTTGTCTTACCATAActgaaaattacataattaagtttttcttcaaaaatgcaTCATGGAACACATAGTTAAAGAGAATGAGTATAACTAATAAATCGAAGATGATAAAAAAGAAATGCCTACATTATTTGGTTATATTACAATGGATATATATTCGCGACTTGATAGATAGTGTAAAAGTTCTTTAACGTTATCGAGGTGTATAACAACAAGAAAATTCATGTATCCATGAAACAAACGATGCAAATACACTATCAGTACATAAGATGGATATATATTCGCGACTTGATAGATAGTGTAAAAGTTCTTTACGTTATCGAGGTGTATAACAACAAGAAAATTCATGTATCCATGAAACAAACTATGCAAATACACTATCAACACATAAGAATGTAAATTATAAAAAGCATACTTTTTCTAAAGATTTTAAATTAGATGAAATGCTCATACTATCAAAATCAAATGTGATTAAGTAGATTAATAATGAATTTCAGTAATAGAATGACAATTCAATATTAGATCAATAGAAGGTGTTAGTTGAATAGCTTTTCTGAAATGTAGATTGAAGAGTATAAAAACAATTTACTTTTTTCGAAAACacgtttggccataaaatttttgaacttcAACTTGAAGTTGAATTCCAGAATTTTCAAGAAtttgaaaaacaacaaaaaggtTTTTTCAGTTTGAAATCAAAAactacttttttttcaaatttcaagatgaatcaaataaagtaaaaaataatttttggaaaaagtGAATAATTTTCACGGTGAAACGCCCCCTGTATATtcgtaaataaattaataatctaaacAACAATGTATTTagattttttgatgtttttttttcatgaatcaTAGAAAAACATGGAGGGAAAAATTGTAAAGGATGAAATCATGCATGGATGCATGGAATAATGAAATCTCTCTATTCTTAATAATACGAAATTCGAGTcccagaaataaaataaaaaatcaagtaaAAGGCTTTCCTCTTGAATGGGCAGGGCCTAACATAGTCCGAATCTAAATTAATTGAGCCGGTAAATTTCGAAAATCATACGATTAGATTAAGAAAAACAATCATCAATACTTACAAAGATGAAGCCTTTAGGGTTTCAATATGAAAGAATTGGGTTGAAAtggcttatatatatatatatattatatatttgttctTGCTCTCTAATTTCTCTATGCTTTCTCCTCttgtatattttgttgtttgtatcaaattaatgagaggaaaaacacaGAGTTCtatgatgaaaatgaaaaataaaataaaatgagagaaatCAAATCTGCATGGATGAAGGCAATAAGGAGAAAATAAAGgaggaaagagagaaaaaaaaaatgagataaattGAGGTTtaccataaaataaaaattaaaaaaataagaaaaagaaaaaagatctgtaaaaattatataaattttgggATTAATGCTGTATATTAATTACTTAAACTAAAGTAAATGTGATAAATTTTAGGATATTTGCATATAagttaaatctttttttaatgtCAATGctatcttaattttatttattttcaatgttgacctatttgatattcattttgatgtttgaataatttgaatttaGTATATGCAAGACATATTGAGAAGTccgaaaatttttaattcctaaAAATTAAACTCGAgactgttttattttttttgtttcgtacggaaaacttacataaatatattataataaaaaaatatttaccatttattgcaataatatatttttttcacttgatcaattttaattcatttataatacaagttcaatacatattacaaagaataatttattattcacttataatacaaattttaatgatggataatacatttatcacatattttaatacatttataatacaatgtgtcaattttttaccaaacaaatataatatatttcaaaaaaacaattataattcatatatcttgcatacataattcacttttaatatattgcatgtttaacataataaaaataccgctaaaattaataattatttactaaAATGTACCAAATTATGTTGTAATCATGTGTCCTATTGGAAATATGTCATGAGCTAGAAGTAAAttgaatcataaaaatatacacAAAAGCCAAAAGTAATATGACATAACAACATATTTCCTCAAAATAAATCCATTGAAGGTGGCATGAGAACTATATAATCGATCttaataagttatttaatttagaaattaaaaaatatatatgatatcataaatgatataaaatttgaaCAATCAATTAAATAGCTCGCTAGACCTATGATCAGAACAACACaacaaaatgatgaaatgaagaaGAATGAATCAGAGCCTAGAGGCTAGCACTAGTCTTTATACTCCAACACGTCAAAAAGTCCGGTTTTGACTGACTATGTTGCtaggactcttcaaaaatatcacCAGGTGTGTAAAATCCGAGCAACATAGCGTGTAGCTAATAATAGTTCAAGAAATGCCAATGGTTTTCCCAAGCAACCAAAGAACTAGTGATAATTCAATCCCAAATATAGTGTGAATAGAACTTCTATCCAGCATGAATCCATAAATTGTTACTCCTGCTCTATTGTTCTCAAAATATGTCACTGCAAACAGATTTGTCAAAATAAAGTACCATTAGAGTAATCCTAGCTAAGTAGCTATGCAGTATTACAAACTTGATACTAAAAGATCAATCCCGGTGCACTAAGCTCCCACTATATGTGGGGTCGGGTCCACAAGAGTCTATTGTACACAGTTTTACTCTACATTTCTGCTAAAACCTGTTTTCAtctcgaacccatgacctcctGGTCACATGGCAACAACTTTACCATTTACGCCTCAACTATGTGAAGATTTTAGTACAGTTGTTATggagaaaaattattatatattgtgaGCATGGACGTAATTGGAGGGCACAAGGGGTTCATCTGAACTCCTTCGTCAAAaatttattactatattatataaaagatcaaattattttttataatccCCTTGGATTCACTGTGTgtttacttctttatattttgaatctaGTAAATATTCTTGCTCCAATACTGATTATCGGTGCATATAAGTTAAACTCGCAGTACTACTAAGGAAAACAAATTTAACCAGCATATCATACCTAATGCCTGTCTTTTTTGGAATGAAATTGTGCTATACGCATATGCATGGACGAATTTCGTATTGTCCAACTCGTCTTCTTCATCTCCAACATCATCAGCATCAGATGATCCTTCAGAACATACAGGAAAAATGTGGTCACAGGTCGCTCGAGTAATTGGTGTATCAGCCTCAGTTGAATCAAATGAGTCTATCGTTGCACATACGTGCCACTTGGCTGCAAGGCACGTAACGGATTGAGCCTTGTGTGTAATTCTGGTTGCACTTCGCAACAGTATCATCAGCCCGGCAAGAAGGCTGACAGAGCAGAGCTGCATATTAAAACGACAACCTTTAAACACGAGTAACAGCAACAAAACGACTATTCAGGATAAGGATCGGCTGGATGAACTAGGGGTCAATCATCTAGGATAAGAATCATAATAGGTACTCCCTTGATTTCATGTCATATATGACGGTGTTTGGCTGAGCACGAAttttaaaaaggaacaaaagaCTGACCGACTTTAACCACATATTTGGCTACCTGAACTTTCACTTTGTTTGAGATGGTTCGATTCACCACCTTGTAATCTCCTTCCCCTGCccccactttttaaaaaaataaataacaatgcTTATAAGGCATACCGCGAGTTCACCACTTTCATAAATATGAAGATCTGCAGTTGAGCGTGTGGTCATGAGAAGGGACGCGAATTGGCTTGCTGTAACGAGCATCAATGCCCACAAGATAAATGACCGGTACCTATGGCTAATGATCCTCAAGTGCCTCCTAATTCTCAGGTGCTCTCTCAACACCGATTCAACATCAGAATCCACGTGAAACACCTGAGCAAAATCTTGTAGACGGAGAATTTGAAGGTAACATATCAACCGGAAAAGTATACAGACTAGGAAGAACACGACCGTCCTGTAAAGCCAAGAACTCAGCTCTAGAATGCACGCGACAGTGTCACTCACAATGACGTTGCCCAAGAAGGGGATTCGTGTACCACCCGAACTGTACCACCAAATCTTGTACGCGCATTCAACAGCAAAACATGGCAGGACAA
The sequence above is a segment of the Solanum lycopersicum chromosome 10, SLM_r2.1 genome. Coding sequences within it:
- the LOC101267356 gene encoding uncharacterized protein, giving the protein MCDIKKETLLNKNKEIERTVSNAYDELRSFRTWLKWMCVDQSNAFSAFLSWFVFILLAVIVPCLSHFLLAMDDSDAAHSRPYDDVVQLSLSSVAALSFVCLSQFVKKYGLRRFLFLDKLCDESETVRRGYTEQLNSSLKILFIFVLPCFAVECAYKIWWYSSGGTRIPFLGNVIVSDTVACILELSSWLYRTVVFFLVCILFRLICYLQILRLQDFAQVFHVDSDVESVLREHLRIRRHLRIISHRYRSFILWALMLVTASQFASLLMTTRSTADLHIYESGELALCSVSLLAGLMILLRSATRITHKAQSVTCLAAKWHVCATIDSFDSTEADTPITRATCDHIFPVCSEGSSDADDVGDEEDELDNTKFVHAYAYSTISFQKRQALVTYFENNRAGVTIYGFMLDRSSIHTIFGIELSLVLWLLGKTIGIS